From Marinobacter sp. F4206, the proteins below share one genomic window:
- a CDS encoding CHRD domain-containing protein, which produces MNHKIKKSLFIATLASSLGLTSTAHAGHTNHVLTTQLSAKEMVGSKGDSNGKGHAHVFGIDGDATTLCYVIQVEGIQAVPVKEGMAAHIHEAGKGMNGAPVAALAGPEDGDAADCLTEGEKGKFPTGEKGIVKRILENPADFYINIHNPEYPDGAIRGQLMDPHGMKM; this is translated from the coding sequence ATGAACCACAAGATCAAGAAGTCATTATTTATCGCCACCCTTGCCTCCTCTCTGGGACTGACCTCCACAGCCCATGCCGGGCATACCAACCACGTGTTGACCACACAATTGAGCGCAAAGGAAATGGTTGGCTCCAAGGGCGACAGCAATGGTAAGGGTCATGCTCACGTCTTTGGAATCGACGGCGACGCAACCACCCTCTGCTATGTCATCCAGGTTGAGGGCATTCAGGCCGTGCCGGTCAAAGAGGGTATGGCGGCCCACATTCATGAAGCCGGCAAAGGCATGAATGGCGCCCCCGTGGCCGCCCTGGCCGGCCCGGAGGATGGCGATGCAGCTGACTGCCTTACCGAAGGAGAGAAAGGTAAATTCCCGACTGGGGAGAAGGGCATTGTGAAACGGATTCTCGAGAATCCGGCCGATTTCTACATCAACATCCATAACCCTGAATACCCGGATGGGGCCATTCGTGGTCAGTTGATGGATCCCCACGGCATGAAGATGTAA